The genomic DNA ATTGAGTCCAAAAAATCCGACGATGTGGTTGCTCCCAAGACTAACGGTGATACTCCAATACCTGCAGTCTTAGAAAGAACTCTAAGACGTCCTATCTCGCTAGGTGGCTCAGGTGCGGGCCCCCCAAACCTTTAGGCATGAGGAATAGCGCCTATCTTGTGTGACCAAATAGAAGAGAGTATGACTTTGTTTAGGTCGTCACTCAGCAGGtggaaaaatgaagatgaaaccTTTCTGAGCACCGCAAAATGCGTTGTTgctattatatatattcagAATATCGTGGGTGACCTTAGTCTATTTTATGCATACAGGAAATCTCGGCCGATCGCAATAGAGGCACGGCCGAGATACTTACTTACGCACAACTACTACATTCCTCCTTCACACAATAATGCCAATTTTACAAAGTTGAAAAGCACgcaagaagaaatactaATAAACACAAAATGCCCTTTACTCTTGCCATGCTCTGAAACACTGAACAAGATATGGACTGCGATACTGTTTTTCGTAGTTGTTTTCTGGCAGTTTCAAGCATTGTAGTCTTACAAAGAGGGCATATCGGTCAGATTTTCGCCCAACAACTCCCAAAACGCATCAAAATTACCGTTTTCCAACAGCTGATTCAAAGCCTCTTCCTCactgatattgaaaatttcttcagctATGTTTCCGGACATGGCGGCGtttgattttcttccaaaggaGCTGGAAAGAACTGCCTCCTCCATTTGACATAACAGGATTTTGTTGAAACTTTCCAAGCTCTGGCTGTTGGTTAAATTCTGTTTGATCCTCTTTGAATTGTTACAGTCCAATCCCCATTTCAATCTCACGGCTTGTTGTACTTTTTGCGGTATTTCACTTTCACCGGTTACCTTTTCCCAAAGCTCGTTTGACGCAGATACTAGACTGCCCACATCAACCAAATACACAatatatttaaaaatgGGAACAGTTTGGTAAGCGCAAAAGTAACTATCCTGAAGCTTTTCTCTCGCTAGATCCACTAAATGCGCCATTTGGTTACGAACATGTTGAATAAGTCTTGCCAAAACGTAAGTAatctcattttctttctctcgGCTATCAGTAGGTGCACTAGAAGGCGACAGCTTTTCTAGGCTCTCTTGTTTGTAGGAACACCTCAACAAAATACGGCATTGAAACATCCATATCCTTACAAGAATAAAGCATATCTGTTTGTCGATAATGTAGCCATGCTGCTGTGGaatgttcttttcaaatctagTATCAAGGTAGTCAGATACCAAGCCCGCCAGTTCCAAGTACACACCAAACCCTCTCGAGGTAAGAAAATGGTAgttcttttcatattcttccCAATGTACAATACACTTCTTCTCAAAATACAATGAGAGCACATCaagaatattaaaaatGCATACACGCCCCACAATATTGGTCAGGAATATTTCAGTCTTCTCCACATCCTTGGTATTAAGTAATGTGTCTCTGCCAAGCTTTATCGTATTCAATTCATTTCCTTGAAGAGGCTGGTATATTAACCCTGCGGCAAAATTATCACTCAAGAAACCTTCCAATCTTTTGATATTCTccaaaacttcaaaaagttGCGGATGCCGTATAATCGAAGTGCAACTCGACACTAATTTGCTCAGAATGATGTGCAATCTGTACTTGTTCCACGTGACGTCATGCAGTCGCACGTTCAATTCACCCACAAgactttcttcatcctctgaAGCAGCTGCTTCCACCTCCTCGAAATTCGCTAGAAATGGTTCCATATACTCACCATTCGAtctatcactatcacctTCAGCAAGCgaaatttgaaactttaaTGACTGGATTCCTAACCATAGCATGCGCCTATGTCTCATCAGTGACGAGTCCTTGAAGCGTTTGTACTTTGAAGGCTCATACTGAAGACCCAGTGTTATGGACAAGTTTGAGAGATGGTTGAGAGTAAGCAGGTTGGTGTGACTCAGTACACAATCAGGACTTTCAGGATCCAAATGTTCTGAAACATAGAAATATAAAAGGCAGGTGAatgtattttcatttggatAACGAAACACATCCAGCAGGCATAGCAGTCTGTGACATAAACGGGTCAGTTTCGTGGAAGTTTCAGAGGTATTTGCTTTCACCATTGAAAGAAGATCGGCATCCAACGTTGAATGCTTCAGAGCCATAGCCATGATCACTGTGAGTAACGACAAGGTTTCCACTTTTTTTCGCacatgtttttcttcagtgtTGATTTTCCAGTGACTATCGTCATCTTGCAGAAGCAATGTACTGAGGTCATTCTCGAAGAGTCCAATGTCCATAAAGGGATAGAAAGGGTATATATTCTCGTAGAAGCACTTTAGCAGTATTTCACAGTCCTTCTTCTGCGCCAACACGCCTTCGATTTCAACAACGAGTGAGGACAGAAAAGCTACTGaattatcttcttcaattgagCACCCATTGTACAACATCCCTAGGGCGGTAGGTTGAACTCGAAATAGCTTACTGTGTTCTATTCGTCGTAAAATAgccttttcaataaacGACAATGGGCCTAGTATACTCCTTGAGGAGTCCTCGAAAGGAATACCATTGGCATAGTTGCTAAAGTCCATGAGTGTCATGCCATACAGCGAGGCACAGAGCGCTCTGACATATTGATCATGTTGAGACAGACCATGCGCAGCAAACGGATAATCTAAAAATGTTACTTGCCCAACAATGACAAGCATATCTTCCGCATGCCATATCGACAACGTTGTATTAATAACACCTTCTGGTACTTGCAATGAGCATCTGAAGGTTGGCCATTTGAGTCCCAACTGGTATTCACTATTTGATTTATGAGAAGTCTTGAGGCTGGCTAAGCCGCTTGCTGCGGCATTGGAAGATAGATCTGCGCTGTCTTCATATTTACATTCTAATGAATGTTGCTGGCATCGTGAGCAAACAGGCCGTACTTTGTCGCACTTCCGTTTGATTCGCTTACATTGTAGACAAACCAGTCGCAGTCTGGATCTTCTAGACAAGGTTTTCTCCATCTCGTTGCGTTGTCGTCAACAGTTGTAGTAGTGTCCTTTTGTTACCTTCAAAAAGCATCACAATAGAAACGCTTGAATGGGATTATATACCTTCGTTATGTGTGATTTAGTTGTCTTGTCAGTATTTCGTAATCTGTCCTGCAAGAATATTATGCGACCGGCTGGCTCACTACAATGTTGGTATAGTGTGATGGTGCATCGTAAACGTTCTCAGGCAAGACACACCAAAAGGCGTAGTACTGGCCCACTTGGTTGAATGATCTAAGCTCATTGTTTTCGTAcgaagaataaaaaataaaaaaatataatttcTACTATCTAGCTAGTATTCAAGTACGTTGGCTTGTATAACTCTTCTAAATATTGAATCTCCTCTTCAGTCAACTGCACATCCACTGCCCTGATAGCCTCGTCCACTCTTTCAATAGAGTTTAATCCAACAATAGGGCAAGCGCCTTTACTCAAAACCCAGGCAATGGACACCATAGCCATCGAGAtacctttctttttcgcaACTTCTTCCACGCGATTAACGATCCTCTTCTCATGGGATTCCAGACAGTCAAACTTTAATCTTTTAAGGGTAGGatctgaaatttttctatcTGTTTCCTGATTGAGCGGTCTTGTCAAAACACCTCTCGCGTTGGGAGACCAAGGTATTAAACCTATTCCATGTTTTTTGGCAAATGGAATCAACTCACGTTCATCTTCACGATAAAGAAGACTGTAACATGACTGTGAACATATAAACTTGGTCCAGTCATGTTTTTCTGCAATAAACTGTAACTCGGCAAATTCAGTGGCCAACATTGAAGAAGCACCAATGTACCGAGTATAACCCTAGCCCCACAACATCATTTAGGGCTTTCATAATCTCTTCCATGGGTGTATCGTGGTCCAATCTGTGGATCTGCAAGACATCGATGTAAGTTCCTAATCTTTCGACAGAATTCTTTGCAGCCTCAAGTATATGTTTGCGAGACAGACCAGTTTGGTTGACCAGTCCAAGCATGTCAGATTCACTGATTTTTGCAGAGTGTGTAAGCTTTAGGCTCTCATCTACAGGGTAATAGACCTTCGTTAAGATAACAAcagtttctcttttgatCTTATAATGCTTCAAAAACTCCCCTAGGATACGTTCACTTAGACCATTAGAATATACATCAGCAGTGTCGAAGGTCCTCATACCACTATCGTAGCAGTGCTTTAGGAtctcaaagattttttccttctcatCAATGACCCATTCTGCCCAATCCTTGGACCCATAGGACATGCAACCCACCAAAATAGGTGAAATTTTTAAGCCTGAATTTCCCAGTCTCACTGGTTTAGGGTATGACTTTGACATATTTACCGTTCAATCCTACtatcttcttctctctCCGAGCTCGAGAATAAGAAATGCAAAACCAGGAAACACAAGTAAAAGAcaacgaagaaaagaaaaatacagtTTCTGCCTTCTTATATAAGGTGCCACCACCAATACGAAATCGAAATCGAAATTGAATGAAACTCGTAGGTTGGCACATGTGTATCGCTGATAATGCTAACCCACGGAACAGGATGCGAATAAGTGGTCAGGCATAGTCGGCCGAGCTTCAACTGACTATATGGCGGCCGAGCTTCGGCCGACTATATGGCGGCATCAGATTTCTGACGTTAGTAGTAAACGATTGATTGATCCAATAGGTTATAAGTGGAGTGGGAGAAAGTCGGGTATATACGCAGCACGTTTGAATGTACGCTTCTCTTGAAGCAATGGACGGGCAAGACATTTTGAATGAGTTCCGGTTACCTAgacaatttcaaaaacatcTTTTTTGTCGATGTGCTGGAGTATTTGAATATACTCAACATCGTTGAAGATATGGACGGATTAGTAGATGTGGAATTTCAGAACGTCTGTAAATCTTCTACATCGTCAACTAGCATTCAGCTGGCCCACTGTTCTAGCCAACAAGATGCAGGGTTGGGGGCTCTGAGCCCAAAGAAGGAATGCTTCTTGGTGGAATGGACCAATCCTGATGATCCAGATCACCCACACAATTGGTCAAACCTTAAGAAAGGTTTCATTATGTTcgaaattttgtttttaacaTGCGTGACGTACATGGGATCTTCGATCTATACACCCGGCCAGCAAGCTATCCAGTCGCAGTTCAAGGTCCGCAACGTGGTCGCAACATTGAACCTTTCCATATATGTCTTGGGCTATAGAATGGGACCGATCTTCTTGGCGCCCTTTTCTGAATTCGCCACCATAGGAAGACAAACTATTTACATAATTACGTTATTCGTGTTTATTATGTTCCAGATCGGTTGTGCAACAGTGGAGAACATAGGCGGTCTTATTGTCATGCGATTCATTAGTGGCGTACTTTATCACCTGCACTGTCCACTGGCGCTGTGAGCATTAGAGACGTCATCAgcgatgaaaaaaaaattcctttGGTGATGGGGCTATGGTCCATTGGTGCGGTGCTAGCTCCTGTCATGGCCCCATTATTGGGAGCATCTATGATGGTTGCAAAAGGTTGGAGATACATTTTTTGGCTACTAACTTGGGTGCTACTGCAAATTTTGTtctgttgtttttcttccttccTGAAACATTATCAGACAATGTACTTTACCGGAGATGCCgaaggataaaaaaaatgacagGCATAGACGCATACTGCACACTTAGGCAGCAAGACGAAAAGAGACTTGATATATTGCAATTCCTTCTCGAAGCTATTTTAAGACCGTTCAGAATAATTGCccgaaagaaaaaattgtagCTTGTTTCGATGCCTACATGGCTTTGTTATATGGATCCTTGTATTTATTCGTCGAGTCATTCCCACTAGTGTTTGTTGACATCTACCACTTTAGTCTGGTTGAAATGGGTGTTGCATATATGGGCTTTACTGCCGGCTGCATATTTGGATATCTTGCCTTGtacatttttcaaacaaaatttaTTGATCCTAAATTTGATAGCGACGCATTCGAACCGGAGTTCCTTTTGCCGTTAAATATGGTTTTGGGTTGGATATTCCCTTTATCactatttttatttggCTGGGCAGCTTCTGTGCCTTGGATG from Saccharomyces mikatae IFO 1815 strain IFO1815 genome assembly, chromosome: 3 includes the following:
- the SMKI03G0020 gene encoding uncharacterized protein; protein product: MEKTLSRRSRLRLVCLQCKRIKRKCDKVRPVCSRCQQHSLECKYEDSADLSSNAAASGLASLKTSHKSNSEYQLGLKWPTFRCSLQVPEGVINTTLSIWHAEDMLVIVGQVTFLDYPFAAHGLSQHDQYVRALCASLYGMTLMDFSNYANGIPFEDSSRSILGPLSFIEKAILRRIEHSKLFRVQPTALGMLYNGCSIEEDNSVAFLSSLVVEIEGVLAQKKDCEILLKCFYENIYPFYPFMDIGLFENDLSTLLLQDDDSHWKINTEEKHVRKKVETLSLLTVIMAMALKHSTLDADLLSMVKANTSETSTKLTRLCHRLLCLLDVFRYPNENTFTCLLYFYVSEHLDPESPDCVLSHTNLLTLNHLSNLSITLGLQYEPSKYKRFKDSSLMRHRRMLWLGIQSLKFQISLAEGDSDRSNGEYMEPFLANFEEVEAAASEDEESLVGELNVRLHDVTWNKYRLHIILSKLVSSCTSIIRHPQLFEVLENIKRLEGFLSDNFAAGLIYQPLQGNELNTIKLGRDTLLNTKDVEKTEIFLTNIVGRVCIFNILDVLSLYFEKKCIVHWEEYEKNYHFLTSRGFGVYLELAGLVSDYLDTRFEKNIPQQHGYIIDKQICFILVRIWMFQCRILLRCSYKQESLEKLSPSSAPTDSREKENEITYVLARLIQHVRNQMAHLVDLAREKLQDSYFCAYQTVPIFKYIVYLVDVGSLVSASNELWEKVTGESEIPQKVQQAVRLKWGLDCNNSKRIKQNLTNSQSLESFNKILLCQMEEAVLSSSFGRKSNAAMSGNIAEEIFNISEEEALNQLLENGNFDAFWELLGENLTDMPSL